CTATTTACGCGAGGGAATAAGATGAAAATTTATCCAAAGTGTTTTATGGTTATGGAGGCCTCAGTTGATACATGCTCAGATAACAACTGTTTATATTCATATCAGTATGGTATTTATCGTTCGATAGTGTCGCAGCGTATCAGTCTATTAGACTCAGCTGTATAATCTGAACCCATAGACTACATTGCATCGAGCATCGTGTGGTTGAAAGGACGATCCAAAAGCGTGGGAGAATGTCGTACATGTTCCTTTAATACCTTCGCATCAAAGGGATATCGGAACTTGCCGAAATTTCGTTCACCGCTCTGTTTAAGAACTGTGCCTATCCGACTTGAACACCTTTTTCGACGTTGTCATTTGCTGCCACATCGTACCAGTATTCGTATCTTCAAGGCTAATATACAATATTTGTTAGGCTGTAGGTTATATTACGATATATGATAGAAATATTGATGGTATTCTAAATGTGTTCAAATCGATAGTTCATTTTGAAGAACACCTTAAACCTGTCAGCGACTGCTTTGCAGAGTCGTTGCTTTAGTATGTCTATATCTACTCACGCAATGCTATACATATAAACGGcaaatttttaattttttttctgcttctttttAGACTACCTATGGCTCCCAACCCATTCTTGGACTTAGAAGCGAATGTCGATCACGGAGATTCAGAGGATGGTTCAGCCGAATCTGACGAATTTGGTGCGCATAATATTTCGTTTTACTCAGTCTCATGTCATTCCAACATACGAGATAAACCAAATTTACTCGCAGAATGCTTCATCGACGACGGAACTCAATCCCATGAAGATTGTGACGGTTCATCATCTGTGGCAATGGACAAACCCATTCCTGTTACAAAGAGAGACCGACTGGCCCTCGTaattcaacaaattgaagagaGAACACGTGGTAGATCTCACTCACTGCCCGCCTCTGATATGTACCGGGGTGTGGAACCATTGTATTCAAACGCTGACAATCCTACTGTTTTGTCACCGCACGGAAACACTGATTCGGGCTTCGAAAATCTGCCCACGGACTATCCTACATGGAGGATTGGATGTAAAGTAAGTTTAATACCATCGAATTAAATTTGTGTGTTGCCAACCATATCGATGAACAATACGTAAGGTCGGATACGAAGAAATCGCGGTCGCTTCTTTACTCAAAAACTCGCGCCGAGAACATCATATTCGGTCCGCGTTTTCACGCAGTTCTGTACATGGATACATATACTTGGAATGTTTGATGGATCAGCCTATGATTGACCTTATCAAAAGATCGCCCGGCATCATCGTAAAAACTACGGACGTGCTCCTGAGTCCGATCGATAAGAATGAGGCTCAGCAACTGTTGTACATGGGAGGGGACATTACGAACCTATCGGTCGGAAAATGGCTCAAGGTTAAACGAGGTGTATACAAAGGCGATGTAGGCTTTGTCGTTTCGAAAGGATCGTGGGGGGTGTCAATGCTTATGATCCCCCGTT
This DNA window, taken from Psilocybe cubensis strain MGC-MH-2018 chromosome Unknown contig7, whole genome shotgun sequence, encodes the following:
- a CDS encoding Transcription elongation factor SPT5, which gives rise to MAPNPFLDLEANVDHGDSEDGSAESDEFECFIDDGTQSHEDCDGSSSVAMDKPIPVTKRDRLALVIQQIEERTRGRSHSLPASDMYRGVEPLYSNADNPTVLSPHGNTDSGFENLPTDYPTWRIGCKVGYEEIAVASLLKNSRREHHIRSAFSRSSVHGYIYLECLMDQPMIDLIKRSPGIIVKTTDVLLSPIDKNEAQQLLYMGGDITNLSVGKWLKVKRGVYKGDVGFVVSKGSWGVSMLMIPRYEYVSTKTKSSRKRKTYTAVPAPKLFDPTGLRNSHLYIESGRASVYRVGDLIFEHGLARVDYDPRHVASCRE